From a region of the Hippopotamus amphibius kiboko isolate mHipAmp2 chromosome 3, mHipAmp2.hap2, whole genome shotgun sequence genome:
- the CDK2AP2 gene encoding cyclin-dependent kinase 2-associated protein 2 isoform X2: MSYKPIAPAPSSTPGSSTPGPGTPVPTAGSVPSPSGSVPGAAAPFRPLFNDFGPPSMGYVQAMKPPGAQGSQSTYTDLLSVIEEMGKEIRPTYAGSKSAMERLKRGIIHARALVRECLAETERNART; the protein is encoded by the exons ATGTCCTACAAACCCatcgcccccgcccccagcagcaCCCCAGGCTCCAGCACCCCTGGGCCCGGCACCCCGGTCCCTACAG CCGGAAGTGTCCCGTCGCCGTCGGGCTCGGTGCCGGGAGCCGCTGCCCCTTTCAGACCACTGTTTAACGACTTTGGACCGCCGTCCATGGGCTATGTGCAG GCAATGAAACCGCCTGGCGCCCAGGGCTCCCAGAGCACTTACACCGACCTGCTGTCGGTCATAGAGGAGATGGGCAAAGAGATCCGGCCCACCTATGCTGGCAGCAAGAGCGCAATGGAGCGCCTGAAGAGAG gcatCATCCATGCCCGGGCCCTAGTCAGAGAGTGCCTGGCAGAGACAGAGCGGAACGCCCGCACGTAA
- the CDK2AP2 gene encoding cyclin-dependent kinase 2-associated protein 2 isoform X1, whose protein sequence is MKPSGGNRANLVQGLERRDEASLPGADLLLAHVAAGSVPSPSGSVPGAAAPFRPLFNDFGPPSMGYVQAMKPPGAQGSQSTYTDLLSVIEEMGKEIRPTYAGSKSAMERLKRGIIHARALVRECLAETERNART, encoded by the exons ATGAAGCCTTCTGGAGGGAATCGGGCGAATCTGGTCCAGGGCTTGGAGCGCCGGGACGAGGCGTCCCTGCCCGGCGCTGACCTCTTACTCGCGCATGTTGCAGCCGGAAGTGTCCCGTCGCCGTCGGGCTCGGTGCCGGGAGCCGCTGCCCCTTTCAGACCACTGTTTAACGACTTTGGACCGCCGTCCATGGGCTATGTGCAG GCAATGAAACCGCCTGGCGCCCAGGGCTCCCAGAGCACTTACACCGACCTGCTGTCGGTCATAGAGGAGATGGGCAAAGAGATCCGGCCCACCTATGCTGGCAGCAAGAGCGCAATGGAGCGCCTGAAGAGAG gcatCATCCATGCCCGGGCCCTAGTCAGAGAGTGCCTGGCAGAGACAGAGCGGAACGCCCGCACGTAA
- the PITPNM1 gene encoding membrane-associated phosphatidylinositol transfer protein 1 isoform X1, whose amino-acid sequence MLIKEYHILLPMSLDEYQVAQLYMIQKKSREESSGEGSGVEILANRPYMDGPGGSGQYTHKVYHVGSHIPGWFRALLPKAALQVEEESWNAYPYTRTRYTCPFVEKFSIEIETYYLPDGGQQPNVFNLSGAERRQRILDTIDIVRDAVAPGEYKAEEDPRLYRSAKTGRGPLADDWARTAAQTGPLMCAYKLCKVEFRYWGMQAKIEQFIHDVGLRRVMLRAHRQAWCWQDEWTELSMADIRALEEETARMLAQRMAKCNTGSEGPEAQPPGKPSTEARAGASHAGTPDGPEVPPGPDASPDGSFSKQWSSSSRSSYSSQHGGGVSPQTLSEWRMQNIARDSENSSEEEYFDAHEGFSDSDEVFPKEMTKWNSNDFIDAFASPTEAEGVPDPGPEATKDIGDGPRAPRDSEGPDGAGELGAETCAVHALFLILHSGNILDSGPGDTNSKQADVQTLSLAFEAVTRIHFPEALGHVALRLVPCPPICAAAYALVSNLSPYSHDGDSLSRSQDHIPLAALPLLATSSSRYQGAVATVIARTNQAYAAFLRSAEGAGFCGQVVLIGDGVGGILGFDALCHSASTGTGSRSSSRRGSMNNELLSPEVGPVRDPLADGAEGLGRASPEPSALPAQRTPSDMASPELEGSQNSLQAAPPATSSGEPRRASTASCPPTAASEAPDGPTSAARLDFKVSGFFLFGSPLGLVLALRKTVMPTLEVAQMRPACEQIYNLFHAADPCASRLEPLLAPKFQAIAPLAVPRYQKFPLGDGSSLLLADALQTHSGLFLEELEMLVPSTPTSASGAFWKGSELGNDPPAQPAAPSTTSEVVKILERWWGTKRIDYSLYCPEALTAFPTVTLPHLFHASYWESADVVAFILRQVIEKERPQLTECEEPSIYSPAFPREKWQRKRTQVKIRNVTSNHRASDTVVCEGRPQVLNGRFMYGPLDVVTLTGEKVDIYIMTQPLSGKWIHFGTEVTNSSGRLTFPVPLERALGIGVYPVRMVVRGDHTYAECCLTVVARGTEAVVFSIDGSFTASVSIMGSDPKVRAGAVDVVRHWQDAGYLIVYVTGRPDMQKHRVVAWLSQHNFPHGVVSFCDGLTHDPLRQKAVFLQSLVQEVDLNIVAGYGSPKDVAVYAALGLPPSQTYIVGRAVRKLQAQCQFLSDGYVAHLGQLEASSHPHAPAGPSRATLAKSSYGGAAPVDFLRKQSQLLRSRGPSQAEREGPGTPPTTLARGKARSISLKLDSEE is encoded by the exons ATGCTCATCAAGGAGTACCACATTCTGCTGCCCATGAGCCTGGACGAGTACCAGGTGGCCCAGCTCTACATGATCCAG AAAAAGAGCCGAGAGGAGTCGAGTGGCGAGGGCAGTGGCGTGGAGATCCTGGCCAACCGGCCCTACATGGATGGGCCCGGCGGCAGTGGGCAGTACACACACAAGGTGTACCACGTGGGCTCCCACATCCCAGGCTGGTTCCGGGCACTGCTGCCCAAGGCCGCCCTGCAGGTGGAGGAGGAATCCTGGAATGCCTATCCCTACACCCGAACCCG GTACACCTGCCCCTTTGTGGAGAAATTCTCCATTGAAATAGAGACCTATTACCTGCCTGATGGGGGGCAGCAGCCGAACGTCTTCAACTTGAGCGGGGCGGAGCGGAGGCAGCGCATCCTGG ATACCATCGACATAGTGCGGGATGCAGTGGCCCCAGGCGAGTACAAAGCAGAAGAGGACCCCCGGCTGTACCGCTCGGCCAAGACGGGCCGGGGACCGCTGGCTGACGACTGGGCACGCACAGCGGCCCAGACGGGGCCCCTCATGTGCGCCTATAAGCTGTGCAAGGTTGAGTTCCGCTACTGGGGCATGCAAGCCAAGATTGAGCAGTTCATCCACGATGTCG GTCTGCGTCGGGTGATGCTGCGGGCCCACCGCCAGGCCTGGTGCTGGCAGGACGAGTGGACAGAGCTGAGCATGGCTGACATCCGGGCACTGGAGGAAGAGACTGCCCGCATGCTGGCACAGCGCATGGCCAAGTGCAACACAGGCAGTGAGGGGCCCGAGGcccagcccccagggaagccAAGCACTGAGGCCCGGGCTGGGGCCAGCCATGCTGGCACCCCCGATGGGCCCGAGGTCCCCCCAGGACCTGATGCCTCGCCTGATGGCAGCTTCAGCAAGCAGTGGTCCTCATCCTCCCGTTCCTCCTACTCATCCCAGCATGGAG GGGGCGTGTCTCCCCAGACTTTGTCCGAGTGGCGCATGCAGAACATTGCCAGAGACTCTGAGAACAGCTCTGAGGAGGAGTACTTTGATGCCCATG AAGGCTTCTCGGACAGTGACGAGGTCTTCCCCAAGGAGATGACCAAGTGGAATTCCAATGACTTCATCGACGCCTTTGCCTCCCCCACGGAGGCTGAGGGGGTGCCAG ACCCTGGACCTGAGGCCACCAAAGACATCGGGGACGGGCCCCGAGCACCCAGGGACTCGGAA GGCCCAGACGGAGCGGGGGAACTGGGGGCAGAGACATGTGCAGTCCACGCCCTCTTCCTCATCCTGCACAGCGGCAACATCCTAGACTCGGGCCCTGGAGACACCAACTCCAAGCAGGCGGATGTGCAGACGCTGAGCCTGGCCTTCGAGGCCGTCACCCGCATCCACTTCCCCGAGGCCCTGGGCCACGTGGCGCTGCGCCTGGTGCCCTGCCCGCCCATCTGCGCCGCTGCTTACGCTCTTGTCTCCAA cctgaGCCCCTACAGCCATGACGGTGACAGCCTGTCCCGCTCCCAGGACCACATTCCACTGGCTGCCCTGCCGCTGctggccacctcctcctcccgATACCAGGGTGCTGTGGCCACGGTCATTGCCCGCACCAACCAGGCCTACGCCGCCTTCCTGCGCTCGGCCGAGGGCGCCGGCTTCTGCGGGCAG GTGGTGCTGATTGGGGACGGCGTCGGTGGCATCCTGGGCTTTGACGCGCTCTGTCACAGTGCCAGCACGGGCACCGGCAGCCGCAGCAGCAGCCGCCGAGGAAGCATG AACAATGAGCTGCTCTCCCCGGAGGTCGGCCCAGTGCGGGATCCCCTGGCAGATGGGGCGGAGGGGCTGGGTCGGGCCAGCCCAGAACCCTCAGCCCTGCCCGCCCAGCGCACCCCCAGTGACATGGCCAGTCCTGAGCTCGAGGGCTCTCAAAACAG CCTGCAGGCAGCCCCCCCAGCCACCTCCTCCGGGGAGCCCAGGCGGGCAAGCACAGCTTCCTGTCCACCCACTGCCGCCTCTGAGGCTCCCGATGGTCCCACCAGTGCCGCCCGCCTTGACTTCAAGGTCTCCGGCTTCTTCCTCTTTGGCTCCCCACTGGGCCTGGTGCTGGCTCTGCGCAAAACCGTGATGCCCACGTTAGAGG TGGCCCAGATGCGGCCAGCCTGTGAGCAGATCTACAACCTCTTCCACGCGGCTGACCCCTGTGCCTCCCGCCTTGAGCCCCTGCTGGCCCCCAAGTTCCAGGCCATCGCCCCACTGGCCGTGCCCCGCTACCAGAAGTTCCCTCTGGGAGACGGCTCATCCCTGCTGCTGG CCGACGCTCTGCAGACCCACTCAGGCCTCTTTCTGGAGGAGCTGGAGATGTTGGTGCCCTCAACACCCACCTCTGCCAGCGGTGCCTTCTGGAAGGGCAGTGAGTTAGGCAATGACCCGCCAGCCCAGCCAGCTGCCCCCAGCACCACCAGTGAGGTGGTTAAGA TCCTGGAGCGCTGGTGGGGGACCAAGCGGATTGACTACTCGCTGTACTGCCCTGAGGCGCTCACCGCCTTCCCCACCGTCACGCTGCCCCACCTCTTCCACGCCAGCTACTGGGAGTCGGCTGATGTGGTGGCTTTCATCCTGCGCCAG GTAATTGAGAAGGAGCGGCCCCAGCTGACCGAGTGCGAGGAGCCGTCCATCTACAGCCCGGCCTTCCCCAGGGAGAAGTGGCAGCGCAAACGCACCCAAGTCAAGATCCGG AACGTCACTTCCAACCACCGGGCGAGCGACACGGTGGTATGCGAGGGCCGCCCCCAGGTGCTGAACGGGCGCTTCATGTACGGGCCCTTGGACGTGGTCACGCTCACCGGCGAGAAG GTGGACATCTACATCATGACGCAGCCGCTGTCAGGCAAGTGGATCCACTTTGGCACCGAGGTCACCAACAGCTCGGGCCGCCTCACCTTCCCGGTGCCCCTCGAGCGTGCGCTGGGCATCGGTGTTTACCCGGTGCGCATGGTGGTCAG GGGCGACCACACCTACGCCGAGTGCTGCCTGACCGTGGTGGCCCGCGGCACTGAGGCCGTGGTCTTCAGCATCGACGGCTCCTTCACCGCCAGCGTCTCCATCATGGGCAGCGACCCCAAGGTGCGCGCAGGCGCCGTGGACGTGGTCAG GCACTGGCAGGATGCAGGCTACTTGATCGTGTACGTAACGGGCCGGCCCGATATGCAGAAGCACCGTGTGGTGGCCTGGCTGTCACAGCACAACTTCCCCCACGGCGTCGTCTCTTTCTGCGATGGCCTCACCCACGACCCACTGCGCCAGAAGGCGGTGTTTCTGCAGAGCCTGGTGCAGGAG GTGGACCTGAACATCGTGGCCGGCTACGGGTCCCCCAAAGACGTGGCCGTATATGCGGCGCTGGGCCTACCCCCAAGCCAGACCTACATCGTGGGCCGCGCCGTGAGGAAGCTGCAGGCGCAGTGCCAG
- the PITPNM1 gene encoding membrane-associated phosphatidylinositol transfer protein 1 isoform X2 — MLIKEYHILLPMSLDEYQVAQLYMIQKKSREESSGEGSGVEILANRPYMDGPGGSGQYTHKVYHVGSHIPGWFRALLPKAALQVEEESWNAYPYTRTRYTCPFVEKFSIEIETYYLPDGGQQPNVFNLSGAERRQRILDTIDIVRDAVAPGEYKAEEDPRLYRSAKTGRGPLADDWARTAAQTGPLMCAYKLCKVEFRYWGMQAKIEQFIHDVGLRRVMLRAHRQAWCWQDEWTELSMADIRALEEETARMLAQRMAKCNTGSEGPEAQPPGKPSTEARAGASHAGTPDGPEVPPGPDASPDGSFSKQWSSSSRSSYSSQHGGGVSPQTLSEWRMQNIARDSENSSEEEYFDAHGFSDSDEVFPKEMTKWNSNDFIDAFASPTEAEGVPDPGPEATKDIGDGPRAPRDSEGPDGAGELGAETCAVHALFLILHSGNILDSGPGDTNSKQADVQTLSLAFEAVTRIHFPEALGHVALRLVPCPPICAAAYALVSNLSPYSHDGDSLSRSQDHIPLAALPLLATSSSRYQGAVATVIARTNQAYAAFLRSAEGAGFCGQVVLIGDGVGGILGFDALCHSASTGTGSRSSSRRGSMNNELLSPEVGPVRDPLADGAEGLGRASPEPSALPAQRTPSDMASPELEGSQNSLQAAPPATSSGEPRRASTASCPPTAASEAPDGPTSAARLDFKVSGFFLFGSPLGLVLALRKTVMPTLEVAQMRPACEQIYNLFHAADPCASRLEPLLAPKFQAIAPLAVPRYQKFPLGDGSSLLLADALQTHSGLFLEELEMLVPSTPTSASGAFWKGSELGNDPPAQPAAPSTTSEVVKILERWWGTKRIDYSLYCPEALTAFPTVTLPHLFHASYWESADVVAFILRQVIEKERPQLTECEEPSIYSPAFPREKWQRKRTQVKIRNVTSNHRASDTVVCEGRPQVLNGRFMYGPLDVVTLTGEKVDIYIMTQPLSGKWIHFGTEVTNSSGRLTFPVPLERALGIGVYPVRMVVRGDHTYAECCLTVVARGTEAVVFSIDGSFTASVSIMGSDPKVRAGAVDVVRHWQDAGYLIVYVTGRPDMQKHRVVAWLSQHNFPHGVVSFCDGLTHDPLRQKAVFLQSLVQEVDLNIVAGYGSPKDVAVYAALGLPPSQTYIVGRAVRKLQAQCQFLSDGYVAHLGQLEASSHPHAPAGPSRATLAKSSYGGAAPVDFLRKQSQLLRSRGPSQAEREGPGTPPTTLARGKARSISLKLDSEE, encoded by the exons ATGCTCATCAAGGAGTACCACATTCTGCTGCCCATGAGCCTGGACGAGTACCAGGTGGCCCAGCTCTACATGATCCAG AAAAAGAGCCGAGAGGAGTCGAGTGGCGAGGGCAGTGGCGTGGAGATCCTGGCCAACCGGCCCTACATGGATGGGCCCGGCGGCAGTGGGCAGTACACACACAAGGTGTACCACGTGGGCTCCCACATCCCAGGCTGGTTCCGGGCACTGCTGCCCAAGGCCGCCCTGCAGGTGGAGGAGGAATCCTGGAATGCCTATCCCTACACCCGAACCCG GTACACCTGCCCCTTTGTGGAGAAATTCTCCATTGAAATAGAGACCTATTACCTGCCTGATGGGGGGCAGCAGCCGAACGTCTTCAACTTGAGCGGGGCGGAGCGGAGGCAGCGCATCCTGG ATACCATCGACATAGTGCGGGATGCAGTGGCCCCAGGCGAGTACAAAGCAGAAGAGGACCCCCGGCTGTACCGCTCGGCCAAGACGGGCCGGGGACCGCTGGCTGACGACTGGGCACGCACAGCGGCCCAGACGGGGCCCCTCATGTGCGCCTATAAGCTGTGCAAGGTTGAGTTCCGCTACTGGGGCATGCAAGCCAAGATTGAGCAGTTCATCCACGATGTCG GTCTGCGTCGGGTGATGCTGCGGGCCCACCGCCAGGCCTGGTGCTGGCAGGACGAGTGGACAGAGCTGAGCATGGCTGACATCCGGGCACTGGAGGAAGAGACTGCCCGCATGCTGGCACAGCGCATGGCCAAGTGCAACACAGGCAGTGAGGGGCCCGAGGcccagcccccagggaagccAAGCACTGAGGCCCGGGCTGGGGCCAGCCATGCTGGCACCCCCGATGGGCCCGAGGTCCCCCCAGGACCTGATGCCTCGCCTGATGGCAGCTTCAGCAAGCAGTGGTCCTCATCCTCCCGTTCCTCCTACTCATCCCAGCATGGAG GGGGCGTGTCTCCCCAGACTTTGTCCGAGTGGCGCATGCAGAACATTGCCAGAGACTCTGAGAACAGCTCTGAGGAGGAGTACTTTGATGCCCATG GCTTCTCGGACAGTGACGAGGTCTTCCCCAAGGAGATGACCAAGTGGAATTCCAATGACTTCATCGACGCCTTTGCCTCCCCCACGGAGGCTGAGGGGGTGCCAG ACCCTGGACCTGAGGCCACCAAAGACATCGGGGACGGGCCCCGAGCACCCAGGGACTCGGAA GGCCCAGACGGAGCGGGGGAACTGGGGGCAGAGACATGTGCAGTCCACGCCCTCTTCCTCATCCTGCACAGCGGCAACATCCTAGACTCGGGCCCTGGAGACACCAACTCCAAGCAGGCGGATGTGCAGACGCTGAGCCTGGCCTTCGAGGCCGTCACCCGCATCCACTTCCCCGAGGCCCTGGGCCACGTGGCGCTGCGCCTGGTGCCCTGCCCGCCCATCTGCGCCGCTGCTTACGCTCTTGTCTCCAA cctgaGCCCCTACAGCCATGACGGTGACAGCCTGTCCCGCTCCCAGGACCACATTCCACTGGCTGCCCTGCCGCTGctggccacctcctcctcccgATACCAGGGTGCTGTGGCCACGGTCATTGCCCGCACCAACCAGGCCTACGCCGCCTTCCTGCGCTCGGCCGAGGGCGCCGGCTTCTGCGGGCAG GTGGTGCTGATTGGGGACGGCGTCGGTGGCATCCTGGGCTTTGACGCGCTCTGTCACAGTGCCAGCACGGGCACCGGCAGCCGCAGCAGCAGCCGCCGAGGAAGCATG AACAATGAGCTGCTCTCCCCGGAGGTCGGCCCAGTGCGGGATCCCCTGGCAGATGGGGCGGAGGGGCTGGGTCGGGCCAGCCCAGAACCCTCAGCCCTGCCCGCCCAGCGCACCCCCAGTGACATGGCCAGTCCTGAGCTCGAGGGCTCTCAAAACAG CCTGCAGGCAGCCCCCCCAGCCACCTCCTCCGGGGAGCCCAGGCGGGCAAGCACAGCTTCCTGTCCACCCACTGCCGCCTCTGAGGCTCCCGATGGTCCCACCAGTGCCGCCCGCCTTGACTTCAAGGTCTCCGGCTTCTTCCTCTTTGGCTCCCCACTGGGCCTGGTGCTGGCTCTGCGCAAAACCGTGATGCCCACGTTAGAGG TGGCCCAGATGCGGCCAGCCTGTGAGCAGATCTACAACCTCTTCCACGCGGCTGACCCCTGTGCCTCCCGCCTTGAGCCCCTGCTGGCCCCCAAGTTCCAGGCCATCGCCCCACTGGCCGTGCCCCGCTACCAGAAGTTCCCTCTGGGAGACGGCTCATCCCTGCTGCTGG CCGACGCTCTGCAGACCCACTCAGGCCTCTTTCTGGAGGAGCTGGAGATGTTGGTGCCCTCAACACCCACCTCTGCCAGCGGTGCCTTCTGGAAGGGCAGTGAGTTAGGCAATGACCCGCCAGCCCAGCCAGCTGCCCCCAGCACCACCAGTGAGGTGGTTAAGA TCCTGGAGCGCTGGTGGGGGACCAAGCGGATTGACTACTCGCTGTACTGCCCTGAGGCGCTCACCGCCTTCCCCACCGTCACGCTGCCCCACCTCTTCCACGCCAGCTACTGGGAGTCGGCTGATGTGGTGGCTTTCATCCTGCGCCAG GTAATTGAGAAGGAGCGGCCCCAGCTGACCGAGTGCGAGGAGCCGTCCATCTACAGCCCGGCCTTCCCCAGGGAGAAGTGGCAGCGCAAACGCACCCAAGTCAAGATCCGG AACGTCACTTCCAACCACCGGGCGAGCGACACGGTGGTATGCGAGGGCCGCCCCCAGGTGCTGAACGGGCGCTTCATGTACGGGCCCTTGGACGTGGTCACGCTCACCGGCGAGAAG GTGGACATCTACATCATGACGCAGCCGCTGTCAGGCAAGTGGATCCACTTTGGCACCGAGGTCACCAACAGCTCGGGCCGCCTCACCTTCCCGGTGCCCCTCGAGCGTGCGCTGGGCATCGGTGTTTACCCGGTGCGCATGGTGGTCAG GGGCGACCACACCTACGCCGAGTGCTGCCTGACCGTGGTGGCCCGCGGCACTGAGGCCGTGGTCTTCAGCATCGACGGCTCCTTCACCGCCAGCGTCTCCATCATGGGCAGCGACCCCAAGGTGCGCGCAGGCGCCGTGGACGTGGTCAG GCACTGGCAGGATGCAGGCTACTTGATCGTGTACGTAACGGGCCGGCCCGATATGCAGAAGCACCGTGTGGTGGCCTGGCTGTCACAGCACAACTTCCCCCACGGCGTCGTCTCTTTCTGCGATGGCCTCACCCACGACCCACTGCGCCAGAAGGCGGTGTTTCTGCAGAGCCTGGTGCAGGAG GTGGACCTGAACATCGTGGCCGGCTACGGGTCCCCCAAAGACGTGGCCGTATATGCGGCGCTGGGCCTACCCCCAAGCCAGACCTACATCGTGGGCCGCGCCGTGAGGAAGCTGCAGGCGCAGTGCCAG
- the CDK2AP2 gene encoding cyclin-dependent kinase 2-associated protein 2 isoform X3, producing MGYVQAMKPPGAQGSQSTYTDLLSVIEEMGKEIRPTYAGSKSAMERLKRGIIHARALVRECLAETERNART from the exons ATGGGCTATGTGCAG GCAATGAAACCGCCTGGCGCCCAGGGCTCCCAGAGCACTTACACCGACCTGCTGTCGGTCATAGAGGAGATGGGCAAAGAGATCCGGCCCACCTATGCTGGCAGCAAGAGCGCAATGGAGCGCCTGAAGAGAG gcatCATCCATGCCCGGGCCCTAGTCAGAGAGTGCCTGGCAGAGACAGAGCGGAACGCCCGCACGTAA